From a region of the Pyrococcus kukulkanii genome:
- a CDS encoding helix-turn-helix transcriptional regulator — MKRLLIILILLGAFFLPESYGYIVGKLRVLVWEDGNVTIDEIIYPEDYEILIRVPLIGNNISDILVVCEDKYRLPYTLQNSSLFIETRNSTRVRIIYTASGLVSNEGSLWTLNLNLPRAPAEIILPQGAEIVGLSDIPIRIIGNNTVLIGPGNVTIYYTFPSLLAEERFPLRKVVPLIIMALVFTTIVAFFLKKRKPRRKLSYFEDKIGKIAKQYNLNDDEIRAIKYLLDVGGRSSQADLRKALDLPKTTVWRMVRRLEQMGLIKVYKVGRENWVELNIDMHKLT, encoded by the coding sequence GTGAAAAGACTCTTAATAATTCTAATTTTACTTGGAGCATTTTTTCTCCCAGAGTCCTACGGCTATATAGTAGGCAAACTAAGGGTACTAGTGTGGGAAGATGGGAATGTTACTATTGACGAAATTATATATCCAGAAGATTATGAAATCCTAATCCGAGTGCCCCTAATAGGAAACAATATTAGTGATATTTTAGTTGTATGTGAAGACAAATACAGACTTCCTTATACCCTCCAGAATAGTTCCCTGTTCATTGAAACTCGTAATTCAACACGTGTAAGGATTATTTATACAGCGAGCGGCTTAGTATCCAATGAGGGTAGCTTATGGACACTCAATCTGAACCTACCTAGGGCCCCCGCTGAAATAATACTCCCACAAGGCGCGGAGATCGTTGGACTCTCGGACATTCCAATAAGGATAATTGGAAATAACACAGTCTTAATAGGACCAGGAAACGTGACGATATATTATACTTTTCCAAGTTTATTAGCAGAGGAAAGGTTCCCCTTAAGGAAAGTAGTTCCATTGATAATTATGGCCTTAGTGTTTACTACTATTGTTGCGTTCTTCTTGAAGAAAAGAAAGCCAAGACGCAAACTCTCTTACTTTGAAGATAAGATAGGAAAAATCGCAAAACAATATAACCTAAATGACGATGAGATAAGGGCAATTAAGTACTTGCTAGATGTGGGAGGAAGAAGTAGTCAAGCAGACCTTCGAAAAGCCCTTGACCTTCCAAAGACAACTGTGTGGAGAATGGTCCGCAGGCTGGAGCAGATGGGATTAATAAAAGTTTACAAAGTAGGAAGAGAGAATTGGGTCGAGTTGAATATTGATATGCATAAACTTACATAA